A stretch of the Chloroflexota bacterium genome encodes the following:
- a CDS encoding DegT/DnrJ/EryC1/StrS family aminotransferase has product MQVKSKLALLGGPKSVQSDPGDIFNWPIVTPEHEEAVLEVLRRGGMSGTDVTRQFESEYAEWIGTTYALGANTGTEALRAAMYGCGVGVGDEMISPSVTYWASCLQALSLGASVVFADIDPDTLCIDPNDIEHRISDRTKAIVAVHYCGHPADMDPIMEIARKHNLKVIEDVSHAHGGLYKGRTLGTIGDAAGMSLMSGKSFATGEAGIMTTNNREIYDRAVAFGHYDLYSEENIETEYLKPYAGLPLGGYKYRVNQLSSAMGRVTLKYYDGYIAEIQQAMNYFWDLLEGVPGLAPHRPATDSNSTMGGWYAARGLYRPEEVGGLSISRFAQAVSAEGARCGPGTNKPLHPHPLFHEADVYGHGKPTAIANASRDVRQPLGSLPVSEGISARTYSIPWFKKFRPQIIEEYASAYRKAAENYEELLEDDEGGGEDIGTWRFFTPS; this is encoded by the coding sequence ATGCAAGTCAAGTCGAAGCTGGCGTTACTTGGTGGCCCTAAGTCAGTGCAAAGCGATCCCGGAGACATTTTCAATTGGCCCATCGTGACCCCGGAGCACGAAGAAGCCGTCTTGGAAGTGCTGCGGCGGGGCGGCATGTCCGGCACGGACGTTACCCGGCAATTTGAGAGCGAATACGCCGAATGGATTGGCACAACGTATGCGCTCGGCGCGAACACGGGCACTGAGGCGCTGCGCGCGGCAATGTACGGTTGCGGCGTGGGCGTGGGCGACGAGATGATCTCGCCCAGCGTGACGTATTGGGCGTCGTGTCTGCAGGCGCTCTCGCTGGGCGCAAGCGTCGTCTTTGCCGACATCGACCCGGATACACTCTGCATTGACCCCAACGACATCGAGCACCGCATCTCCGATCGCACCAAGGCCATCGTGGCGGTTCATTACTGCGGGCATCCCGCCGACATGGACCCCATCATGGAGATTGCGCGCAAGCACAACCTCAAGGTCATCGAGGACGTTTCCCACGCCCACGGCGGGCTCTATAAGGGCCGCACGTTGGGCACGATCGGCGACGCTGCCGGCATGTCGCTCATGAGCGGTAAGTCATTTGCCACCGGCGAAGCGGGCATCATGACTACCAACAACCGCGAAATCTATGACCGCGCCGTGGCCTTCGGGCATTACGACCTGTACTCCGAAGAGAACATTGAGACCGAGTACCTGAAGCCCTATGCCGGTCTGCCCCTCGGCGGGTATAAGTACCGCGTCAACCAGTTGAGTTCGGCCATGGGCAGGGTGACGCTGAAGTATTACGACGGCTACATCGCGGAAATCCAGCAAGCCATGAATTACTTCTGGGACCTCTTGGAAGGCGTGCCCGGCCTTGCGCCGCACCGTCCCGCCACAGATTCCAACAGCACCATGGGCGGCTGGTACGCGGCCCGCGGCCTCTATCGTCCCGAAGAGGTTGGCGGTCTTTCGATTTCGCGCTTCGCGCAGGCCGTCTCAGCCGAAGGCGCGCGCTGCGGTCCTGGCACCAACAAGCCCCTGCATCCGCATCCGCTCTTCCACGAGGCGGACGTCTACGGCCATGGCAAGCCCACCGCCATTGCCAATGCGAGCCGTGACGTGCGCCAACCGCTGGGCAGTCTGCCGGTCAGCGAAGGAATTAGCGCGCGAACCTACAGCATCCCGTGGTTCAAGAAGTTCCGACCGCAGATCATAGAAGAATATGCTAGCGCCTACCGCAAAGCCGCCGAGAACTACGAAGAGTTGCTGGAAGACGATGAAGGCGGCGGGGAAGACATCGGCACGTGGCGGTTTTTCACACCGTCGTAA
- a CDS encoding histidine phosphatase family protein, translating into MRLYIIRHADVTYRRGVPLASVPPAERNYLTDPALSDVGRRQAALLGEHLQSRLIPGRQPQHGDRSGYAIARLLCSPMRRALQTTQPVAAALGLHPEIWLDLHESGGIRYDESDGRGPRGHAGLTRAEVDEQFPGYVIPPDFAADGWWNRPPEREAEYLSRLARVAAELRSMAKNTDEHIAIITHGTAANGLLHALMGGQQQGECYFNHYNTGMTSLEFTENETVIRYQNRVEHLPGDLLTG; encoded by the coding sequence GTGAGACTCTACATCATCCGCCACGCCGACGTGACCTACCGTCGGGGCGTACCGCTTGCGAGTGTGCCTCCGGCAGAAAGGAATTACCTGACTGACCCAGCCCTCTCGGACGTGGGCCGGAGACAGGCTGCGCTGCTTGGCGAGCACTTGCAGAGTAGGCTGATACCGGGCCGGCAGCCACAGCACGGCGATCGTTCGGGCTATGCCATCGCGCGCCTATTGTGTAGTCCCATGCGGCGGGCGCTGCAAACGACGCAACCGGTGGCGGCCGCTCTCGGCCTTCACCCGGAGATTTGGCTGGATCTGCACGAGTCGGGCGGCATACGATATGACGAAAGCGATGGGCGTGGCCCGCGCGGACATGCGGGGCTTACCCGTGCAGAGGTGGATGAGCAGTTTCCCGGCTATGTCATCCCGCCGGACTTTGCCGCTGACGGTTGGTGGAACCGTCCGCCGGAACGAGAGGCAGAGTATCTATCACGCCTGGCACGTGTGGCGGCGGAGCTACGCTCGATGGCAAAGAATACGGATGAGCACATTGCCATCATCACCCACGGCACGGCGGCCAATGGCTTATTGCATGCTCTCATGGGCGGCCAGCAACAGGGGGAATGCTACTTCAACCACTACAATACAGGCATGACGAGTCTGGAATTCACAGAGAACGAGACGGTGATTCGCTACCAAAACCGTGTAGAGCACCTGCCGGGCGATTTGCTGACAGGGTGA
- a CDS encoding LysM domain-containing protein, giving the protein MKQDSRSIAQSMVLGVALVVLAAGCIPFMGDEDGEDVPPTPTPTITIIRPSPTPVAGATAQPSEDSVYTVVSGDTLSTIADKFPGVTWQQIAAANNLQDPYPLSIGQELKIPAPPSQEPTPTPAGPTVVKTPEPSN; this is encoded by the coding sequence ATGAAGCAGGATAGTCGTTCGATTGCGCAATCTATGGTGCTGGGCGTCGCCCTGGTCGTGCTGGCAGCCGGCTGCATTCCATTCATGGGAGATGAAGACGGCGAGGATGTACCCCCCACGCCGACTCCGACAATTACTATTATTCGTCCGAGCCCGACACCTGTGGCGGGAGCGACGGCACAACCGTCTGAAGACTCTGTCTATACGGTCGTGTCCGGGGACACTTTGAGCACAATTGCCGACAAGTTTCCGGGCGTTACGTGGCAACAGATCGCCGCAGCGAACAACCTACAAGACCCCTATCCTCTCTCCATCGGCCAGGAGCTGAAGATTCCGGCACCACCAAGCCAGGAGCCTACACCTACTCCGG
- the dcd gene encoding dCTP deaminase, whose protein sequence is MSVLSDRTISELIAQGRLCIEPFAAEHVQPSSVDVRLGRHFRVFEHSRYTHIDVSAPQPDLTQSVEVEEDEPFVLHPGEFALGTTLERVGLPEDLVGRLEGKSSLGRLGLIIHSTAGYIDPGFSGTITLELSNVAKLPIPLYPGMFIGQISFLTMTTPVDRPYGSPGLGSKYQDQDKPTESKVHLNFRPEEGG, encoded by the coding sequence ATGTCTGTTCTTAGCGACCGAACAATTTCAGAACTTATAGCTCAGGGACGGTTGTGCATCGAGCCGTTCGCGGCGGAGCACGTGCAGCCTTCCAGCGTGGACGTGCGGCTGGGAAGGCACTTTCGCGTCTTCGAGCACAGCCGCTATACGCACATTGACGTGAGCGCACCGCAGCCTGATCTCACGCAGAGTGTCGAGGTAGAGGAAGACGAGCCGTTCGTGCTGCATCCAGGAGAATTTGCCCTCGGCACTACCCTTGAACGCGTGGGGCTGCCCGAAGACTTGGTGGGCCGCCTGGAAGGTAAGAGTTCGCTGGGGCGCCTCGGTCTCATCATCCACTCGACGGCGGGATACATCGACCCGGGTTTCTCCGGCACGATAACCCTGGAACTCTCGAATGTGGCAAAACTCCCGATCCCGCTCTATCCGGGCATGTTCATTGGGCAGATTTCGTTTCTTACGATGACTACTCCCGTAGACCGGCCCTACGGTTCACCCGGGCTCGGCAGCAAGTACCAGGACCAAGACAAACCCACTGAGAGCAAGGTGCATCTGAACTTTCGACCGGAGGAAGGCGGCTAA